A stretch of Paludisphaera borealis DNA encodes these proteins:
- the kdpA gene encoding potassium-transporting ATPase subunit KdpA, translated as MTPNMLLQIALYLTVLVALVKPLGGYMARVYEGTSSGADRVLGWLERLIYRAGGVDRDAEMNWKQYASAVLVFNFLGLGFVYLLQRVQHLLPLNPQGMPAVGADSAMNTAISFATNTNWQGYAGEATMSYLTQMLGLTVQNFVSAASGMAVLVALVRGFVRREASTIGNFWVDLTRSTLYILLPLSLVLAVLLVSQGVVQNFQPYRTVELIDPAIDASGTTVSQQVVPMGPAASQVAIKQLGTNGGGFFNVNSAHPLENPTPLTNFLEVLAILLIPAALCYTFGRMVGDVRQGWAILAAMLVIFVPLLLICAGAEQGGNPALDKLGVDQSAGGLQAGGNMEGKEVRFGIAGSAIWAAATTAASNGSVNAMHDSFTPLGGLVPMWLMQLGEVVFGGTGSGLYGMIVFAVIAVFIAGLMVGRTPEYLGKKIEAYEMKMAALVVLIPPMVVLVGTAIAVLGPGLNTVGSDGASKSLLNNPGAHGFSEVLYAFSSCGNNNGSAFAGLSANGVFYNMALGVAMFLARYWLIVPTLALAGSLAKKRLTPTTAGTLPTHTPLFVVLLVGAVVILGALTFIPAIALGPAVEHLQMIGGR; from the coding sequence ATGACACCCAATATGCTTTTGCAGATCGCCCTTTACCTCACGGTGCTGGTCGCGCTTGTCAAGCCGCTCGGCGGTTACATGGCGAGGGTCTACGAGGGGACGTCCAGCGGGGCCGATCGCGTTCTCGGATGGCTCGAACGCCTGATCTACCGCGCCGGCGGCGTCGACCGCGATGCGGAGATGAACTGGAAACAGTATGCGTCGGCGGTGCTGGTTTTCAACTTCCTGGGGTTGGGCTTCGTGTACCTGCTTCAGCGCGTTCAGCACCTTTTGCCGCTGAACCCCCAGGGAATGCCGGCCGTCGGGGCGGATTCGGCGATGAACACGGCGATCAGCTTCGCGACCAACACCAACTGGCAGGGCTATGCGGGCGAGGCGACGATGAGCTACCTCACCCAGATGCTCGGCCTCACCGTGCAGAACTTCGTCTCGGCGGCTTCGGGGATGGCCGTCCTGGTCGCGCTCGTTCGCGGGTTCGTCCGCCGCGAGGCGTCGACCATCGGCAACTTCTGGGTCGACCTGACGCGGTCGACGCTCTACATCCTGCTGCCGCTCTCGCTCGTCCTGGCGGTGCTCCTGGTCAGCCAGGGGGTGGTTCAGAACTTCCAGCCGTATCGGACCGTCGAACTGATCGACCCCGCGATCGACGCCTCGGGAACCACCGTTTCACAACAGGTCGTGCCGATGGGGCCGGCGGCGTCGCAGGTCGCCATCAAGCAACTGGGGACGAACGGCGGCGGGTTCTTCAACGTGAACTCGGCGCACCCGCTGGAGAATCCGACGCCGCTGACCAACTTCCTGGAAGTGCTGGCGATCTTGCTGATCCCCGCCGCACTCTGCTACACGTTCGGGCGGATGGTCGGCGACGTCCGCCAGGGTTGGGCGATTCTGGCGGCGATGCTGGTCATCTTCGTCCCGCTCTTGCTGATCTGCGCCGGGGCGGAGCAGGGGGGGAACCCCGCGCTCGACAAACTCGGCGTCGACCAGTCGGCCGGCGGGCTGCAAGCCGGCGGGAACATGGAGGGCAAGGAGGTTCGGTTCGGGATCGCCGGTTCGGCGATCTGGGCCGCGGCGACGACGGCGGCTTCGAACGGCAGCGTCAACGCGATGCACGACTCGTTCACGCCGCTGGGCGGCCTGGTCCCGATGTGGCTCATGCAGCTTGGCGAAGTGGTCTTCGGCGGAACCGGCAGCGGACTGTACGGGATGATCGTCTTCGCGGTGATCGCCGTGTTCATCGCCGGGCTGATGGTCGGCCGGACGCCCGAATACCTTGGCAAGAAGATCGAGGCGTACGAGATGAAGATGGCGGCCCTCGTCGTCTTGATTCCGCCCATGGTCGTGCTGGTCGGCACGGCGATCGCGGTGCTCGGGCCGGGCTTGAACACGGTCGGATCGGACGGCGCGTCGAAGAGCCTGCTCAACAACCCCGGCGCGCACGGGTTCTCGGAGGTCTTGTACGCGTTCTCGTCGTGCGGCAACAACAACGGCAGCGCGTTCGCCGGCCTGAGCGCCAACGGCGTCTTCTACAACATGGCGCTGGGCGTGGCGATGTTCCTGGCCCGGTACTGGCTGATCGTGCCGACGCTGGCCCTGGCGGGTTCGCTGGCGAAGAAGCGATTGACGCCCACGACGGCCGGCACGCTGCCGACCCACACGCCGCTGTTCGTCGTGCTGCTCGTCGGCGCCGTGGTGATCCTGGGCGCGTTGACGTTCATCCCGGCGATCGCACTGGGACCGGCGGTCGAGCACTTGCAGATGATCGGCGGACGTTGA
- the dacB gene encoding D-alanyl-D-alanine carboxypeptidase/D-alanyl-D-alanine-endopeptidase, with protein sequence MQAESTPGGTPQRGRPTDTRRCSGIRAIAAILAILPPLAGATAQESPAKKAGSSQLPDRVQAVLETASFAKGHWGLLVVDRKTGETVYERNADQFFAPASVTKLFSTAAALVELGADHRFQTPVVRRGEVDAQGSLHGDLILIAQGDLAMGGRTGPDGRLLFKDVDHTYSGGAWTSELVATDPLAGMEHLAREVQAAGIKRITGEVIVDDRLFDRAPSSGSGPERVSPIVVNDNLVDVVIQAGKAPGEPATVSFSPLTQYVSMDAQVETIAADGEVDVKVEEAGSRRFTVRGRVPAGRAAIVATCEVDDPASFARTLLIEALRRHGVRIDASPLAQNSGASLPAASTLKALPKVAEYTSPPFREFLRVILKVSHNLHASTLPMLLAARKGERSLKAGLKREGELLKGLGVDPKAISFGGGAGGTQSDMVTPRAAVTLLRAMAARPDFNAYDAALPVLGRDGTLAKAVADDSPARGHAHAKTGTFYVNNDLDGTTLMTSKALAGYLETATGRQLAFAFFINNVPLDVPKPKRPVSTATGEAGKLLGKLCEVFYADSEAPAPAPAAEAAAGGK encoded by the coding sequence ATGCAAGCGGAGAGCACGCCGGGCGGAACGCCCCAGCGAGGACGCCCGACGGACACGCGACGTTGCAGCGGCATCCGGGCGATCGCAGCGATTCTAGCGATTCTGCCGCCGCTTGCCGGAGCGACGGCCCAGGAGTCGCCCGCGAAAAAGGCGGGCTCGTCCCAGCTCCCGGACCGCGTTCAGGCGGTGCTCGAAACGGCGAGCTTCGCCAAGGGCCACTGGGGCCTGCTGGTGGTCGATCGGAAGACCGGCGAGACGGTCTACGAGCGGAACGCCGATCAGTTCTTCGCCCCCGCCTCGGTCACCAAGCTGTTCAGCACGGCCGCCGCCCTGGTCGAGCTTGGCGCCGACCATCGGTTTCAGACGCCCGTGGTCCGCCGGGGCGAGGTCGACGCTCAGGGATCGCTTCACGGCGACCTGATCCTGATCGCGCAAGGAGACCTGGCGATGGGCGGCCGGACGGGCCCCGACGGCCGGCTCCTGTTCAAGGACGTGGACCACACGTACTCGGGCGGCGCCTGGACCAGCGAGCTGGTGGCGACCGACCCCCTGGCCGGGATGGAGCACCTGGCGCGCGAGGTCCAGGCTGCGGGGATCAAGCGGATCACCGGCGAGGTGATCGTCGACGACCGCCTCTTCGACCGCGCCCCATCCTCGGGCAGCGGTCCGGAACGGGTCAGTCCGATCGTGGTCAACGACAACCTCGTCGACGTCGTGATCCAGGCCGGCAAGGCCCCCGGCGAGCCGGCGACGGTCTCGTTCTCGCCGCTCACCCAGTACGTGAGCATGGACGCGCAGGTCGAGACGATCGCGGCCGACGGCGAGGTCGACGTCAAGGTCGAGGAGGCGGGATCGCGTCGGTTCACGGTCCGGGGCCGGGTTCCGGCGGGCCGCGCGGCGATCGTGGCCACTTGCGAGGTCGACGACCCCGCCTCGTTCGCCCGGACCCTGCTGATCGAGGCCCTGCGCCGCCACGGCGTTCGGATCGACGCGTCACCGCTGGCCCAGAATTCGGGGGCGAGCCTTCCCGCCGCATCGACTTTGAAGGCCCTGCCCAAGGTGGCCGAGTACACGTCGCCTCCGTTCCGCGAGTTCCTCCGGGTGATCCTCAAAGTGAGCCACAACCTGCACGCGAGCACCTTGCCGATGCTGCTGGCCGCCCGCAAGGGGGAGCGCTCGCTCAAGGCGGGCCTGAAGCGCGAGGGCGAGCTGCTCAAGGGCCTGGGCGTCGATCCCAAGGCGATCTCGTTCGGCGGCGGCGCGGGAGGTACGCAGTCCGACATGGTCACGCCCCGAGCGGCCGTGACGCTCCTCCGCGCGATGGCCGCCCGCCCCGACTTCAACGCCTACGACGCCGCCCTGCCCGTCCTCGGCCGCGACGGGACGCTCGCCAAGGCGGTCGCCGACGACAGCCCGGCCCGGGGCCACGCGCACGCCAAAACCGGAACCTTCTATGTGAACAACGACCTCGACGGCACCACCCTGATGACCAGCAAGGCCCTCGCCGGCTACCTGGAAACCGCGACCGGCCGCCAGCTCGCGTTCGCCTTCTTCATCAACAACGTGCCGCTCGACGTCCCTAAGCCCAAACGGCCGGTCTCGACCGCCACCGGCGAGGCCGGCAAGCTCCTCGGCAAGCTCTGCGAGGTCTTCTACGCCGACTCCGAAGCGCCCGCCCCGGCCCCTGCCGCCGAAGCTGCGGCCGGCGGCAAGTAA
- the kdpB gene encoding potassium-transporting ATPase subunit KdpB: MTTSAHTRPLGDPAMLARAAWESVRKLNPRHQVQNPVMFTVFIGAVATTLLLAQALFGRGEAPAWFIGAVSVWLWFTVLFANFAEAMAEGRGKAQADELRKTRREVIAKRILEPQPDAAVEAVAAASLRKKDFVLVEAGDVVPADGEVVLGVASVDESAITGESAPVIRESGGDRSSVTGGTRVLSDWLIVRVTADPGETFLDRMIAMVEGAKRQKTPNEIALNILLAALTIVFVLACATLLPFSHYAVQASGAGSVVTITVLVALLVCLIPTTIGGLLSAIGIAGMDRMIQANVIAVSGRAVEAAGDVDVLLLDKTGTITFGNRQASAFYTAPGVAVEALADAAQLASLADETPEGRSIVVLAKEKYNLRGRPVQELGATFIPFSAQTRMSGVDLDGRRIRKGAADAIRDYVQALGGEFSPVVRSRVDLIAKQGGTPLAVCDGKSVLGVVELKDVVKGGIRERFAELRRMGIKTVMITGDNPLTAAAIAAEAGVDDFLAEATPEAKLKLIREYQTGGRLVAMTGDGSNDAPALAQADVAVAMNSGTQAAKEAGNMVDLDSNPTKLLEIVEIGKQLLMTRGALTTFSIANDVSKYFAIIPAAFAGTYPVLARLNIMRLATPESAILSAVIFNALIIIALIPLALRGVKYRPVAASALLRRNLLIYGLGGLIVPFVGIKFIDLALVALNLA; encoded by the coding sequence ATGACGACTTCGGCACACACTCGACCCCTCGGCGACCCGGCGATGCTCGCCCGCGCCGCCTGGGAGTCCGTAAGGAAGCTCAATCCCCGTCACCAGGTTCAAAACCCGGTGATGTTCACGGTTTTCATCGGCGCGGTGGCGACGACGCTGCTCCTGGCGCAAGCCCTGTTCGGCCGCGGCGAGGCCCCGGCGTGGTTCATCGGCGCGGTCTCGGTCTGGCTGTGGTTCACGGTCCTCTTTGCGAACTTCGCCGAGGCGATGGCCGAGGGGCGGGGCAAGGCGCAGGCGGACGAATTGAGGAAGACCCGCCGCGAGGTGATCGCCAAGCGGATCCTGGAGCCCCAGCCCGACGCGGCGGTCGAGGCCGTCGCGGCGGCCTCGCTCCGCAAGAAAGACTTCGTGCTGGTCGAGGCCGGCGACGTCGTACCGGCCGACGGCGAGGTGGTCCTGGGGGTGGCGTCGGTCGACGAGAGCGCGATCACAGGCGAGAGCGCGCCGGTGATCCGCGAGAGCGGCGGCGACCGCAGCAGCGTCACCGGCGGCACGCGGGTTCTCTCCGACTGGCTGATCGTCCGGGTGACGGCCGACCCCGGCGAGACGTTCCTCGACCGGATGATCGCGATGGTCGAAGGGGCGAAGCGGCAGAAGACGCCGAACGAGATCGCGCTGAACATCCTCCTCGCCGCGCTCACGATCGTCTTCGTCCTGGCCTGCGCCACGCTGCTGCCGTTCTCGCACTACGCCGTTCAGGCGTCGGGCGCGGGGAGCGTGGTGACGATCACGGTTCTGGTGGCGCTGCTGGTCTGCCTGATCCCGACCACGATCGGCGGCCTGCTCTCGGCGATCGGCATCGCCGGGATGGACCGGATGATCCAGGCGAACGTCATCGCGGTGTCGGGCCGCGCGGTCGAGGCGGCGGGGGACGTCGACGTCTTGCTGCTGGACAAGACCGGGACGATCACGTTCGGCAACCGCCAGGCGTCGGCGTTTTACACCGCGCCCGGAGTCGCCGTCGAGGCGCTCGCCGACGCGGCGCAACTCGCGTCGCTGGCGGACGAGACTCCCGAGGGGCGGAGCATCGTGGTTCTCGCGAAGGAGAAGTACAATCTGCGAGGCCGTCCCGTCCAGGAGCTTGGCGCGACGTTCATTCCGTTCTCGGCCCAGACGCGGATGAGCGGCGTCGACCTCGACGGCCGGCGGATTCGCAAGGGCGCCGCCGACGCGATCCGCGACTACGTCCAGGCGCTCGGCGGCGAATTCTCGCCGGTGGTCCGGTCGCGCGTCGACCTGATCGCGAAGCAGGGGGGCACGCCGCTGGCGGTCTGCGACGGCAAGTCGGTGCTGGGCGTCGTCGAGTTGAAAGACGTGGTCAAGGGGGGCATTCGTGAGCGGTTCGCCGAGCTGCGGCGGATGGGGATCAAGACGGTGATGATCACCGGCGACAACCCCCTCACGGCCGCCGCGATCGCCGCCGAGGCGGGCGTCGACGACTTCCTCGCCGAGGCGACTCCCGAGGCGAAGCTCAAGTTGATCCGCGAGTACCAGACCGGCGGCCGGCTCGTCGCCATGACCGGCGACGGCAGCAACGACGCCCCGGCGCTCGCGCAGGCCGACGTCGCCGTGGCGATGAACTCCGGCACCCAGGCCGCCAAGGAGGCCGGCAACATGGTCGACCTCGACTCCAACCCGACGAAGCTGCTCGAAATCGTCGAGATCGGCAAGCAGTTGCTGATGACGCGCGGCGCGCTCACGACGTTCAGTATCGCCAACGACGTCTCGAAGTATTTCGCGATCATCCCGGCGGCGTTCGCGGGGACCTACCCGGTGCTCGCCCGCCTCAACATCATGAGGCTCGCGACCCCGGAGAGCGCGATCCTTTCGGCGGTGATCTTCAACGCTCTGATCATCATCGCGCTGATCCCGCTCGCTCTCCGGGGCGTCAAGTATCGTCCGGTGGCCGCGTCGGCCCTATTGCGAAGGAATCTGCTCATCTACGGGCTCGGCGGCCTGATCGTGCCGTTCGTCGGGATCAAGTTCATCGACTTGGCCCTCGTCGCCCTGAACCTGGCTTAG
- a CDS encoding DUF1559 domain-containing protein, producing the protein MPPLPAPDRRATPVRRGFTLIELLVVITIIAVLIALLLPAVQSVREAARRSQCVNNLKQLALAAANYHDINGVLPGTSYAAATLGQFVRLLPYLEQTSAYNAANFSRQALFQENITIAGIAIGGLMCPSDASPSSAPVDASIWPYGVPPGAWRQCFSSYGASNGTWTLNLTKGNNQYARRYANMNGVIFGESTVRLSDITDGASNTLLFAEYAHGVLTGDATISSGLRWPAAEYQWWQVGAGNNTCVETFYPPNAYKKFGSVMGDYASRNPASFHPGGVNVALCDGSIRFIKETIDSWRNDPKTGYPPGIGSEPYIEGDNLLYTIAPGTYLGVWQKLSTRNFGEVVSADAF; encoded by the coding sequence ATGCCCCCCCTCCCCGCTCCCGATCGACGCGCGACGCCGGTTCGTCGCGGTTTCACGCTGATCGAGCTTCTGGTGGTGATCACGATCATCGCCGTGCTGATCGCGCTGCTGTTGCCCGCCGTGCAGAGCGTCCGCGAGGCCGCCCGCCGCTCGCAGTGCGTCAACAACCTGAAGCAACTCGCGCTGGCGGCGGCAAACTACCACGACATCAACGGCGTGCTTCCAGGCACCTCGTACGCGGCGGCGACCCTCGGCCAGTTCGTCCGCCTCCTGCCATATCTGGAGCAGACCTCGGCTTATAACGCGGCCAACTTCAGCCGGCAGGCCCTCTTTCAGGAGAACATCACGATCGCGGGGATTGCGATCGGGGGGCTTATGTGCCCGAGCGACGCCTCGCCGAGTTCCGCACCGGTCGACGCGAGCATCTGGCCGTACGGTGTTCCGCCTGGAGCCTGGCGGCAGTGTTTCTCCAGTTACGGCGCCTCCAATGGGACCTGGACGCTAAACCTGACCAAGGGCAACAACCAGTATGCTCGGCGCTACGCCAACATGAACGGCGTGATCTTCGGTGAGAGTACGGTCCGGCTGAGCGACATCACCGACGGAGCCAGCAATACCTTACTCTTCGCCGAGTATGCCCACGGCGTCCTGACCGGAGACGCGACGATCTCAAGCGGCCTGCGATGGCCCGCGGCAGAGTACCAGTGGTGGCAGGTAGGTGCCGGCAACAACACCTGTGTCGAGACGTTCTACCCGCCGAACGCGTACAAGAAGTTCGGCTCCGTCATGGGCGACTATGCGTCGCGGAACCCGGCGAGCTTCCACCCCGGCGGCGTCAACGTCGCCCTATGCGACGGCTCGATCCGGTTCATCAAGGAGACCATCGACAGTTGGCGGAACGACCCCAAAACCGGTTACCCGCCAGGGATCGGCTCCGAGCCGTATATAGAAGGCGACAACCTACTGTACACGATCGCCCCGGGGACGTACCTCGGCGTCTGGCAGAAGCTCTCGACTCGCAACTTCGGCGAGGTCGTCAGCGCCGACGCGTTCTAA
- a CDS encoding DUF1570 domain-containing protein, which translates to MRNGDGVVFPRVSRRYWLAATASAAALGTMASVRAQEPKLSPDESRAWDEVLARAKEVGLAHLRVRTTGRFLAVGDVPDAFMTQALDICENLLTDYLEYFQARKFSIHPPKQRMTLVILPTPKAQLKFLGDDDPDDEAEPVFDPDANRLVFFDLRAGGVRRRGARERGNTVTLCHEASLLIFENTGLLHPDADVSTAIREGLASLLENRPAAGRFPPAEANGGKIAQFVLNRKAPWIPVSRLLGDDKAFEDASTIRLAEAEAWMLIHLLIRFPKRLPGLLRYLDAVNARRNSEHRLEDACAHLGDLDKLDKDLQTYATGWWEFYEKLPESQKAPALPKPTRG; encoded by the coding sequence ATGAGAAACGGTGACGGCGTCGTCTTCCCCCGCGTGTCTCGTCGCTACTGGTTGGCCGCGACGGCCTCGGCTGCGGCTCTGGGAACGATGGCGTCGGTCCGGGCTCAGGAACCCAAGCTCAGCCCCGATGAGTCGCGGGCGTGGGACGAGGTCCTGGCGCGCGCCAAGGAAGTCGGCCTTGCTCACCTCAGGGTACGGACCACGGGTCGCTTCCTCGCCGTGGGGGACGTCCCCGACGCCTTCATGACGCAGGCGTTGGACATCTGCGAGAACCTGCTGACCGACTACCTGGAATACTTCCAGGCCCGCAAGTTCTCGATCCACCCGCCGAAGCAGCGGATGACGTTGGTCATCCTTCCTACTCCCAAGGCGCAGCTCAAATTTCTGGGCGACGACGACCCCGACGATGAGGCCGAGCCGGTTTTCGACCCGGACGCCAACCGCCTCGTCTTCTTCGACCTCAGGGCCGGGGGCGTGAGGCGTCGAGGCGCTCGCGAGCGCGGCAACACGGTCACGCTCTGCCACGAGGCGAGTCTCCTCATCTTTGAGAACACCGGCCTGCTCCACCCCGACGCGGACGTCTCGACCGCCATTCGCGAAGGGCTCGCCAGCCTGCTGGAGAACCGCCCCGCCGCCGGCCGGTTCCCCCCCGCCGAGGCGAATGGGGGCAAGATCGCCCAGTTCGTCCTCAATCGCAAGGCTCCGTGGATCCCGGTCTCCCGGCTGCTCGGCGACGACAAGGCGTTCGAAGACGCCTCGACCATTCGACTCGCCGAGGCGGAGGCCTGGATGTTGATCCACCTGTTGATCCGATTCCCCAAGCGGCTCCCGGGACTCCTCCGCTATCTCGACGCCGTCAACGCCCGCCGCAACTCTGAACACCGCCTCGAAGACGCGTGCGCCCACCTCGGCGACCTCGACAAACTGGACAAGGATCTCCAGACCTACGCGACTGGCTGGTGGGAGTTCTACGAGAAGCTCCCCGAATCGCAGAAAGCCCCCGCGCTTCCGAAGCCCACACGCGGATAG
- a CDS encoding aldose 1-epimerase: MSFRISVERRGDRPVYSLYDDGVGSSASILPSYGFNLFDLRLPVAGEVRPVIVSADTFAEAPSGPGGNGVPILFPFPNRIRDGAFGFQGRTFDLAKNNGPNAIHGFVYDRAWEVVEHRATADEAFLVGRFQLSKHAPEVCDHWPADAVLQVRYGLSGRRVTMTTTISNPTAVDLPYGFGIHPYFRLPFAPGGDLGRTKIVIPASKSWTLKDFLPNGEVLPVDPRLDFREGKPIQGLKLDDVLTDLAYDGAEGVCRLVDLDKGGEFQLGFDRSFRELVVYTPPGKPDVISIEPYTQTTDAINLQARGVSAGLRVLGHGQSDVLTLTMQTKG; encoded by the coding sequence ATGAGTTTTCGCATCAGCGTTGAGCGACGAGGGGATCGGCCGGTTTATTCCTTGTATGATGATGGTGTAGGGTCTTCTGCGTCGATTTTGCCGTCGTACGGGTTCAACCTGTTCGACCTCCGGCTTCCCGTCGCGGGTGAGGTGCGGCCGGTGATCGTCTCGGCCGACACGTTCGCCGAGGCACCGAGCGGTCCCGGGGGCAACGGCGTGCCGATCCTCTTCCCGTTTCCGAACCGCATCCGGGACGGGGCTTTCGGGTTTCAGGGTCGGACGTTCGACCTGGCCAAGAACAACGGTCCCAACGCGATTCACGGGTTCGTCTACGACCGAGCCTGGGAGGTGGTCGAGCACCGGGCGACGGCCGACGAGGCGTTCCTGGTCGGTCGGTTCCAGCTCTCGAAGCACGCACCCGAGGTCTGCGACCACTGGCCCGCCGACGCCGTGCTCCAGGTTCGGTACGGCCTGTCCGGCCGCCGTGTGACAATGACCACGACCATCTCCAACCCGACGGCCGTCGATCTCCCCTACGGTTTTGGAATTCATCCCTACTTCCGGCTGCCGTTCGCGCCGGGGGGCGACCTGGGTCGGACGAAGATCGTCATTCCCGCGTCGAAGTCCTGGACTCTCAAGGACTTCCTTCCGAATGGCGAGGTCTTGCCGGTCGATCCGCGCCTCGATTTTCGGGAGGGGAAGCCGATCCAGGGGCTGAAGCTCGACGACGTTCTGACCGACCTCGCGTACGACGGGGCCGAAGGAGTCTGCCGGCTCGTCGACCTGGACAAGGGGGGGGAGTTCCAGCTCGGCTTCGATCGCTCGTTCCGCGAGCTGGTGGTCTACACGCCGCCCGGCAAGCCCGATGTGATCTCGATCGAGCCTTACACCCAGACGACCGACGCGATCAACCTCCAGGCCCGAGGCGTGAGCGCCGGACTTCGCGTCTTGGGCCACGGCCAGAGCGACGTCCTCACGCTGACGATGCAAACCAAGGGATGA
- the kdpF gene encoding K(+)-transporting ATPase subunit F: MTLIYGIGGVVVLLLLGYLTVALLKPEWFS; the protein is encoded by the coding sequence ATGACGTTGATTTATGGAATTGGAGGCGTGGTCGTCCTCCTGCTTCTCGGATACTTGACCGTTGCGCTGCTCAAGCCGGAATGGTTCTCATGA
- the kdpC gene encoding potassium-transporting ATPase subunit KdpC, producing MRAQLRPALTTFILLTVVTGVAYPLIVSAIAQTLFAYRANGSLIVRDGVVVGSEFVGQPFDDPRYFWSRPSAAGPNGYDGAASSGSNLGPTNPALVEAVSQRIATLRKSDPESNRPVPIDLVTASASGLDPDLSPAAAEFQVERVARERHLPVEQVRGLVAQHVLGRSSGLMGEARVNVLKLNLALDGLGRGSDSVR from the coding sequence ATGAGAGCTCAACTAAGACCGGCGCTGACGACGTTCATCCTGCTCACGGTGGTCACCGGGGTCGCTTACCCGCTGATCGTGTCGGCGATTGCACAGACCCTGTTCGCATACCGGGCGAACGGCAGCCTCATCGTTCGGGACGGCGTCGTCGTCGGCTCGGAGTTCGTCGGCCAGCCGTTCGACGACCCGCGCTACTTCTGGTCGCGGCCCTCGGCGGCCGGGCCGAACGGTTACGACGGCGCCGCGTCGAGCGGTTCGAACCTAGGGCCGACCAACCCGGCCCTGGTCGAGGCCGTCAGCCAGCGGATCGCGACGTTGCGGAAGAGCGACCCGGAATCGAACCGACCGGTCCCGATCGATCTCGTCACCGCGTCCGCCAGCGGCCTTGACCCGGACCTCAGTCCGGCGGCGGCCGAGTTCCAGGTGGAGCGCGTGGCGCGTGAACGGCACCTGCCCGTCGAGCAGGTGCGCGGGCTCGTCGCCCAGCACGTCCTGGGCCGGAGTTCCGGCCTGATGGGAGAAGCGCGCGTGAACGTCCTCAAGCTCAACCTCGCGCTCGACGGACTCGGCCGCGGGAGCGATTCGGTTCGATGA